One region of Juglans microcarpa x Juglans regia isolate MS1-56 chromosome 7S, Jm3101_v1.0, whole genome shotgun sequence genomic DNA includes:
- the LOC121241623 gene encoding uncharacterized protein LOC121241623 isoform X2 yields MATAEEAEVVAEVEAMQAVYGDDCVVMDSYPPHLHVHIKPRTADVTSQQFVEALLGNTRSSQYPMEPPHIDLIDSKGLDEQRQKDLVTCIRDKACELSSYLMLVALCEEAVEKLTIMNHPDGDCPLCLYPLVPEDGQNGNLPFMKLMSCFHCFHRWWNWLHTEKETNASDSASAIVCPIHYMDNRRDPHGAMGENMGICPVCRKVFHSKDIDHVLCLVGSHSSQLNADDTEVDHSERLLKSDSENIRRQKFETIQRLQQNNGGLIEPKRDLVVLPGMFLPQPAASAATMSAKESSEQQQTDPPVNLETHSGESSTRATTSAQRRTGMRKHRGGNSRKQVKQTAALPTMSTKDTAEQQRSDPTGTSETRSMVSADRPSTSEHRISDLRKHRHRNTRKPVKQWIRKDDATAE; encoded by the exons ATGGCCACCGCCGAAGAAGCGGAAGTGGTGGCAGAAGTTGAAGCCATGCAAGCAGTATACGGAGACGATTGCGTGGTTATGGATTCTTACCCTCCGCACCTCCACGTTCACATCAAGCCTCGCACCGCCGATGTCACTTCCCAACAG TTTGTGGAGGCACTTCTTGGCAATACGAGGAGTTCCCAG TATCCAATGGAGCCACCTCATATTGATCTAATTGATTCCAAGGGTCTTGATGAACAAAGGCAAAAGGATTTGGTGACTTGTATACGAGACAAAGCATGTGAACTCTCCTCTTATTTGATGCTTGTAGCACTTTGTGAG GAAGCAGTGGAGAAGCTCACTATTATGAATCACCCTGATGGAGATTGTCCATTGTGTTTGTATCCTTTGGTTCCAGAAGATGGGCAGAATGGAAATTTGCCATTCATGAAGTTAATGTCTTGTTTTCATTGTTTCCACAG GTGGTGGAATTGGCTCCACACTGAAAAAGAAACCAATGCTAGTGATTCAGCGAGTGCAATTGTCTGTCCTATACATTACATGGATAATCGAAGAG ACCCGCATGGAGCAATGGGAGAGAATATGGGAATCTGCCCAGTTTGCCGCAAGGTTTTTCATTCCAAGGATATTGACCATGTGCTTTGTTTGGTTGGCTCTCATTCTTCTCAATTG AATGCTGATGATACCGAAGTAGATCACAGTGAGAGGCTGCTCAAGTCTGATTCCGAGAACATTAGAAGACAAAAATTTGAGACCATACAAAGACTACAGCAAAACAATGGTGGCTTAATTGAACCCAAAAGAGATCTAGTTGTCTTGCCTGGTATGTTTCTTCCCCAACCGGCTGCATCTGCTGCCACTATGTCAGCCAAAGAATCCAGTGAGCAACAACAAACAGACCCCCCAGTCAACTTGGAAACTCATTCCGGTGAATCCTCAACGCGTGCAACCACCAGTGCGCAAAGACGCACTGGCATGAGGAAGCACAGAGGAGGGAATTCAAGAAAACAAGTCAAACAGACCGCCGCTTTGCCTACCATGTCGACCAAAGATACTGCCGAGCAACAAAGAAGTGATCCCACAGGCACCTCGGAAACACGTTCTATGGTTTCCGCAGATAGACCTAGCACCAGCGAGCACAGGATCTCTGACTTGAGGAAGCACAGGCATCGGAACACAAGAAAACCAGTCAAGCAGTGGATCAGAAAAGATGATGCTACGGCAGAGTGA
- the LOC121241623 gene encoding uncharacterized protein LOC121241623 isoform X1 has product MATAEEAEVVAEVEAMQAVYGDDCVVMDSYPPHLHVHIKPRTADVTSQQFVEALLGNTRSSQYPMEPPHIDLIDSKGLDEQRQKDLVTCIRDKACELSSYLMLVALCEEAVEKLTIMNHPDGDCPLCLYPLVPEDGQNGNLPFMKLMSCFHCFHSECIIRWWNWLHTEKETNASDSASAIVCPIHYMDNRRDPHGAMGENMGICPVCRKVFHSKDIDHVLCLVGSHSSQLNADDTEVDHSERLLKSDSENIRRQKFETIQRLQQNNGGLIEPKRDLVVLPGMFLPQPAASAATMSAKESSEQQQTDPPVNLETHSGESSTRATTSAQRRTGMRKHRGGNSRKQVKQTAALPTMSTKDTAEQQRSDPTGTSETRSMVSADRPSTSEHRISDLRKHRHRNTRKPVKQWIRKDDATAE; this is encoded by the exons ATGGCCACCGCCGAAGAAGCGGAAGTGGTGGCAGAAGTTGAAGCCATGCAAGCAGTATACGGAGACGATTGCGTGGTTATGGATTCTTACCCTCCGCACCTCCACGTTCACATCAAGCCTCGCACCGCCGATGTCACTTCCCAACAG TTTGTGGAGGCACTTCTTGGCAATACGAGGAGTTCCCAG TATCCAATGGAGCCACCTCATATTGATCTAATTGATTCCAAGGGTCTTGATGAACAAAGGCAAAAGGATTTGGTGACTTGTATACGAGACAAAGCATGTGAACTCTCCTCTTATTTGATGCTTGTAGCACTTTGTGAG GAAGCAGTGGAGAAGCTCACTATTATGAATCACCCTGATGGAGATTGTCCATTGTGTTTGTATCCTTTGGTTCCAGAAGATGGGCAGAATGGAAATTTGCCATTCATGAAGTTAATGTCTTGTTTTCATTGTTTCCACAG TGAATGCATTATTAGGTGGTGGAATTGGCTCCACACTGAAAAAGAAACCAATGCTAGTGATTCAGCGAGTGCAATTGTCTGTCCTATACATTACATGGATAATCGAAGAG ACCCGCATGGAGCAATGGGAGAGAATATGGGAATCTGCCCAGTTTGCCGCAAGGTTTTTCATTCCAAGGATATTGACCATGTGCTTTGTTTGGTTGGCTCTCATTCTTCTCAATTG AATGCTGATGATACCGAAGTAGATCACAGTGAGAGGCTGCTCAAGTCTGATTCCGAGAACATTAGAAGACAAAAATTTGAGACCATACAAAGACTACAGCAAAACAATGGTGGCTTAATTGAACCCAAAAGAGATCTAGTTGTCTTGCCTGGTATGTTTCTTCCCCAACCGGCTGCATCTGCTGCCACTATGTCAGCCAAAGAATCCAGTGAGCAACAACAAACAGACCCCCCAGTCAACTTGGAAACTCATTCCGGTGAATCCTCAACGCGTGCAACCACCAGTGCGCAAAGACGCACTGGCATGAGGAAGCACAGAGGAGGGAATTCAAGAAAACAAGTCAAACAGACCGCCGCTTTGCCTACCATGTCGACCAAAGATACTGCCGAGCAACAAAGAAGTGATCCCACAGGCACCTCGGAAACACGTTCTATGGTTTCCGCAGATAGACCTAGCACCAGCGAGCACAGGATCTCTGACTTGAGGAAGCACAGGCATCGGAACACAAGAAAACCAGTCAAGCAGTGGATCAGAAAAGATGATGCTACGGCAGAGTGA
- the LOC121241622 gene encoding phospholipase A(1) DAD1, chloroplastic-like, whose product MHRIRKPDLFLSSRLSMISAVRPRTQVPAAAAVAPKRVPVRFCCSTVNSTTQSERHDSKKLAENVQTVKHLESLLYPIHDTSASSFPYRFMPATPAKLGKKWMEYQGVRNWDGLLDPLDDNLRREILRYGQFVEATYKSFDFDPSSPSYGTCLFPRRSLLERAGLPETGYRLTRNLRVTSGIQLPCWMERAPNWVATQSSWIGYVAVCQDKGEISRLGRRDVVIAYRGTATCLEWLENLRATLTHLPGAGSDDVGSCGPMVESGFLSLYTSGTAGSPSLQHMVRQEISRLMQAYGDEPLSLTITGHSLGAALATLTAYDIKTTMERAPELVTVISFGGPRVGNLRFRQLLEKQGTKVLRIVNSEDVITKLPGFVINDSNDEVPYNHSIHVAAGLPSWIQKRVEETQLMYAEVGRELRLSSRDSPYLSSFNVATCHELKTYLHLVDSFVSSACPFKANL is encoded by the coding sequence ATGCACAGAATCAGAAAGCctgatctttttctttcatcGAGGCTTTCAATGATATCAGCCGTACGGCCACGCACACAGGTCCCTGCTGCAGCAGCAGTAGCCCCAAAACGCGTTCCAGTACGCTTCTGCTGCAGTACCGTCAATAGTACTACACAATCAGAGAGGCACGACAGCAAGAAGTTGGCCGAGAATGTTCAAACAGTGAAGCACCTGGAGAGCTTACTCTACCCCATTCACGACACCAGTGCCTCATCCTTCCCGTACCGGTTCATGCCGGCCACACCGGCAAAGCTTGGGAAGAAATGGATGGAGTACCAAGGTGTTAGAAACTGGGACGGCTTGCTCGACCCTCTGGACGATAATTTGCGCCGAGAGATTCTCCGGTACGGCCAGTTCGTGGAAGCTACGTATAAATCCTTCGACTTCGACCCTTCCTCGCCTTCATACGGCACCTGCTTGTTCCCCAGAAGATCACTGTTAGAACGAGCGGGCTTACCCGAGACCGGTTATCGTTTGACCAGAAATCTACGTGTGACCTCTGGTATTCAGCTACCATGTTGGATGGAAAGGGCACCCAACTGGGTTGCGACCCAGTCCAGTTGGATTGGCTACGTGGCAGTCTGTCAAGACAAAGGTGAAATCTCCAGGCTAGGACGTCGAGACGTGGTGATTGCTTACAGAGGCACTGCCACGTGCTTGGAGTGGCTCGAGAATCTCCGCGCCACCCTAACCCACCTTCCTGGTGCTGGTTCAGACGACGTCGGGTCATGCGGACCAATGGTGGAGAGCGGTTTCCTAAGCCTCTACACTTCCGGAACCGCCGGCTCACCCAGCCTCCAACACATGGTGCGACAAGAAATCTCCCGGCTCATGCAAGCGTACGGCGACGAGCCCCTGAGCTTGACCATCACCGGGCACAGCCTTGGTGCTGCCCTAGCGACTCTCACCGCGTACGACATCAAGACCACCATGGAACGGGCACCGGAGCTCGTCACGGTCATCTCCTTCGGAGGGCCACGCGTCGGGAACTTGAGATTCAGGCAACTCCTAGAAAAACAAGGCACCAAAGTTCTACGTATCGTGAACTCGGAAGACGTAATAACCAAACTACCGGGCTTCGTTATCAATGATAGCAATGACGAGGTGCCGTACAATCATAGCATCCACGTGGCAGCTGGCCTGCCTAGCTGGATCCAAAAGCGTGTGGAGGAGACGCAGTTGATGTACGCGGAGGTTGGGCGGGAGCTACGGCTGAGCAGTAGAGACTCCCCTTACCTCAGCAGCTTCAACGTCGCCACCTGTCACGAGCTCAAGACATACCTCCACCTGGTCGACAGCTTCGTGAGCTCCGCCTGTCCTTTCAAGGcaaatctttaa